A region of Massilia sp. WG5 DNA encodes the following proteins:
- a CDS encoding aminopeptidase gives MKPLRINARLRAVLLAGAAAGLLASCSTLNYYTQAAQGQLELLSDARPIDDWIADPGTSTKLRLRLETARQIRRFAVSEMALPDNNSYKNYTSLKRKYVLWNVVATPELSLKPLQWCFPVAGCVNYRGYYSKEAAESYARELKNEGDDVEVGGVPAYSTLGWFSDPLISTFINYPDAELARMIFHELAHQIVYAQGDSQFNESFASTVEEVGVERWMDRFGNQAMRDSYARYKSRKHDFLVLLLKYRKALEQNYALVDRSDSEKRAVKARLFQELKDEYQVLKGNWGGYAGYDRFFEQPLSNAHLASIATYEDFVPAFQAMLRRDGSFPRFYKSVRQLAELDRKDRHRILKALAPPVPAAPLMVQRSDVSRVGGH, from the coding sequence ATGAAACCTTTGCGAATCAACGCGCGGCTCCGCGCCGTGCTCCTGGCGGGCGCGGCGGCGGGGCTGCTGGCCAGCTGCTCCACGCTGAACTACTACACGCAGGCCGCCCAGGGCCAGCTTGAACTCCTGTCGGACGCCCGTCCGATCGACGACTGGATCGCCGACCCCGGCACCAGTACCAAACTGCGCCTCCGACTGGAAACGGCGCGCCAGATCCGCCGCTTCGCTGTTAGCGAAATGGCATTACCAGATAACAACAGCTACAAGAACTACACCTCCCTCAAGCGCAAATACGTGCTGTGGAACGTGGTCGCCACGCCCGAACTCTCGCTCAAGCCGCTGCAATGGTGCTTCCCGGTGGCCGGCTGCGTGAATTACCGCGGCTACTACAGCAAGGAGGCGGCCGAATCCTATGCCCGCGAGCTGAAGAACGAGGGTGACGACGTCGAAGTGGGCGGCGTGCCGGCCTACTCGACCCTGGGCTGGTTCAGCGATCCCTTGATCTCGACCTTCATCAACTACCCGGATGCCGAACTGGCGCGCATGATCTTCCACGAACTGGCGCACCAGATCGTGTACGCGCAAGGCGATTCGCAGTTCAACGAATCCTTCGCCAGCACGGTGGAAGAGGTGGGGGTGGAACGCTGGATGGACCGCTTCGGCAACCAGGCCATGCGCGACAGCTATGCCCGCTACAAGAGCCGCAAGCACGATTTCCTGGTGCTGCTGCTCAAGTACCGCAAGGCCCTCGAGCAGAACTATGCCCTGGTCGACCGCAGCGACAGCGAGAAGCGCGCGGTCAAGGCGCGCCTGTTCCAGGAGCTGAAGGACGAGTACCAGGTCCTGAAGGGCAACTGGGGCGGCTATGCCGGCTACGACCGCTTCTTCGAGCAGCCGCTGTCGAACGCCCACCTGGCCTCGATCGCGACCTACGAAGACTTCGTGCCGGCCTTCCAGGCCATGCTCCGGCGCGACGGCAGCTTCCCGCGCTTCTACAAGTCGGTCAGGCAGCTGGCCGAGCTGGACCGCAAGGACCGCCACCGCATCCTGAAGGCGCTGGCGCCGCCGGTTCCCGCGGCGCCGCTGATGGTGCAGCGCAGCGACGTCTCCAGGGTTGGCGGACACTAG